The following nucleotide sequence is from Flavobacteriales bacterium.
AGAAAGCCAAGGCAAAGAAAGCAGAAAAGGAAAATGCTGGGGAGAAATCTTGGGCGGATGAAAAAGAAAATTTTTTAAAGAAATCATGAGTAAAGAAAAATTAGTATTGGCTTTTAGCGGTGGATTAGACACTACTTATTGCGCCATTCACTTATCGCGAGAGAAAGGGTTTGAAGTGTATTCGGTTATTGTTAATACTGGAGGATTTTCGCCCGAAGAGCTAGTTGACATTGAAAAGAAAGCGTTTGAACTTGGTGTAACAGAACACAAGTGTATCGATGCAACAAATGACTATTACAAGCAATGTATTAAGTATCTTATATTCGGAAATGTATTAAAGAACAACACTTATCCGCTTTCAGTTAGTGC
It contains:
- a CDS encoding argininosuccinate synthase produces the protein MSKEKLVLAFSGGLDTTYCAIHLSREKGFEVYSVIVNTGGFSPEELVDIEKKAFELGVTEHKCIDATNDYYKQCIKYLIFGNVLKNNTYPLSVSAERAFQAMAIAEYAKEIGAEYVAHGSTGAGNDQVRFDMIFGIIIPGVKVITPIRDNKLS